Proteins encoded by one window of Arabidopsis thaliana chromosome 2, partial sequence:
- the FEI2 gene encoding Leucine-rich repeat protein kinase family protein → MGICLMKRCCSWFLLISFLSALTNENEAISPDGEALLSFRNGVLASDGVIGLWRPEDPDPCNWKGVTCDAKTKRVIALSLTYHKLRGPLPPELGKLDQLRLLMLHNNALYQSIPASLGNCTALEGIYLQNNYITGTIPSEIGNLSGLKNLDLSNNNLNGAIPASLGQLKRLTKFNVSNNFLVGKIPSDGLLARLSRDSFNGNRNLCGKQIDIVCNDSGNSTASGSPTGQGGNNPKRLLISASATVGGLLLVALMCFWGCFLYKKLGRVESKSLVIDVGGGASIVMFHGDLPYASKDIIKKLESLNEEHIIGCGGFGTVYKLSMDDGNVFALKRIVKLNEGFDRFFERELEILGSIKHRYLVNLRGYCNSPTSKLLLYDYLPGGSLDEALHKRGEQLDWDSRVNIIIGAAKGLAYLHHDCSPRIIHRDIKSSNILLDGNLEARVSDFGLAKLLEDEESHITTIVAGTFGYLAPEYMQSGRATEKTDVYSFGVLVLEVLSGKLPTDASFIEKGFNIVGWLNFLISENRAKEIVDLSCEGVERESLDALLSIATKCVSSSPDERPTMHRVVQLLESEVMTPCPSDFYDSSSD, encoded by the exons ATGGGCATCTGTCTAATGAAGCGCTGCTGCTCATGGTTTCTTTTGATCTCGTTTCTCTCTGCACTAACGAATGAAAATGAAGCAATTAGTCCTGATG GTGAGGCGCTTTTGAGTTTTAGAAATGGAGTTTTGGCTTCTGATGGTGTTATTGGTCTGTGGAGACCAGAGGATCCTGATCCATGTAACTGGAAAGGAGTGACCTGtgatgcaaaaacaaaaagagttataGCCTT GAGTCTTACTTATCACAAATTAAGGGGACCTTTACCCCCTGAGCTTGGAAAGCTGGATCAGTTAAGGCTTTT AATGCTTCACAACAATGCGTTATATCAATCAATACCTGCCTCATTGGGAAATTGCACGGCATTAGAGGGAAT ATACTTGCAGAATAATTACATCACTGGGACAATCCCAAGTGAAATAGGAAACCTGTCCGGGCTGAAAAACCT GGACCTCTCAAACAACAATCTCAATGGAGCTATCCCTGCTTCACTTGGGCAGTTGAAAAGGCTTACTAAATT CAATGTCTCAAACAATTTCCTGGTGGGAAAAATACCTTCTGACGGCCTACTCGCTAGACTCTCGAGGGACTC CTTCAACGGAAATCGTAACTTGTGTGGAAAACAAATCGATATTGTGTGCAATGACAGTGGAAATTCTACAGCTTCTGGGTCTCCAACAG GCCAAGGAGGTAATAACCCTAAAAGGCTGCTTATAAGTGCTTCAGCTACTGTGGGTGGGCTGCTCCTAGTGGCGCTCATGTGTTTCTGGGGATGCTTTCTCTATAAAAAGCTTGGTAGAGTTGAGAGTAAAAGCCTTGTGATAGATGTCGGTGGAG GTGCGTCTATAGTGATGTTCCATGGAGATTTGCCCTACGCTTCCAAAGACATTATCAAGAAACTGGAATCTCTTAATGAAGAGCACATAATAGGCTGTGGAGGCTTTGGCACAGTGTACAAGCTGTCTATGGACGATGGCAATGTTTTTGCGCTGAAAAGAATTGTTAAGTTAAATGAAGGTTTTGATCGGTTTTTTGAAAGGGAGCTTGAGATTCTTGGGAGCATCAAACATCGTTACCTTGTGAATCTACGTGGATACTGCAATTCACCCACATCAAAGCTTCTGCTATATGATTACCTTCCTGGTGGTAGCCTTGATGAAGCTCTACATA AGAGAGGCGAGCAGCTGGATTGGGATTCGCGAGTTAATATCATAATAGGAGCGGCAAAAGGGTTGGCATACTTGCATCATGATTGTTCTCCTAGGATTATACACCGTGATATAAAATCAAGCAACATCTTACTGGATGGAAATCTGGAGGCTCGGGTATCAGACTTTGGGCTTGCCAAGTTGTTAGAGGACGAAGAATCTCATATTACAACCATTGTTGCAGGCACATTCGGTTACTTGGCTCCAG AGTATATGCAAAGCGGTAGAGCGACTGAGAAAACCGATGTTTACAGCTTCGGGGTTTTGGTTCTTGAAGTCTTGAGTGGTAAACTTCCCACGGATGCCTCATTCATCGAGAAAGGCTTTAACATTGTTGGTTGG CTAAACTTCTTAATCAGCGAAAACCGGGCAAAGGAGATTGTTGATCTAAGCTGTGAAGGagtggagagagagagtctCGACGCACTTCTATCAATAGCAACAAAGTGTGTGTCGTCAAGTCCAGATGAGCGGCCAACAATGCACAGAGTCGTCCAGTTACTTGAATCCGAAGTTATGACTCCTTGCCCCAGCGACTTCTACGACTCCAGCTCCGATTGA
- a CDS encoding Eukaryotic aspartyl protease family protein (Eukaryotic aspartyl protease family protein; FUNCTIONS IN: aspartic-type endopeptidase activity; INVOLVED IN: proteolysis; LOCATED IN: endomembrane system; CONTAINS InterPro DOMAIN/s: Peptidase aspartic (InterPro:IPR021109), Peptidase aspartic, catalytic (InterPro:IPR009007), Peptidase A1 (InterPro:IPR001461), Peptidase aspartic, active site (InterPro:IPR001969); BEST Arabidopsis thaliana protein match is: Eukaryotic aspartyl protease family protein (TAIR:AT1G31450.1); Has 2848 Blast hits to 2831 proteins in 280 species: Archae - 0; Bacteria - 0; Metazoa - 342; Fungi - 487; Plants - 1854; Viruses - 0; Other Eukaryotes - 165 (source: NCBI BLink).) gives MATQILLCFFLFFSVTLSSSGHPKNFSVELIHRDSPLSPIYNPQITVTDRLNAAFLRSVSRSRRFNHQLSQTDLQSGLIGADGEFFMSITIGTPPIKVFAIADTGSDLTWVQCKPCQQCYKENGPIFDKKKSSTYKSEPCDSRNCQALSSTERGCDESNNICKYRYSYGDQSFSKGDVATETVSIDSASGSPVSFPGTVFGCGYNNGGTFDETGSGIIGLGGGHLSLISQLGSSISKKFSYCLSHKSATTNGTSVINLGTNSIPSSLSKDSGVVSTPLVDKEPLTYYYLTLEAISVGKKKIPYTGSSYNPNDDGILSETSGNIIIDSGTTLTLLEAGFFDKFSSAVEESVTGAKRVSDPQGLLSHCFKSGSAEIGLPEITVHFTGADVRLSPINAFVKLSEDMVCLSMVPTTEVAIYGNFAQMDFLVGYDLETRTVSFQHMDCSANL, from the coding sequence atGGCAACCcaaattcttctctgtttcttcctcttcttctcggTGACTCTCTCTTCATCGGGTCACCCAAAAAACTTCAGTGTTGAGCTGATCCACCGTGACTCTCCCCTTTCCCCAATCTACAACCCACAAATCACCGTCACTGATCGCCTCAACGCTGCTTTCCTCCGCTCAGTCTCTCGTTCCCGCCGCTTCAACCACCAACTATCCCAAACCGATCTCCAATCCGGTTTAATCGGAGCAGACGGCGAGTTTTTCATGAGTATCACCATCGGTACTCCACCAATAAAGGTTTTTGCGATCGCTGACACAGGAAGTGACCTAACTTGGGTCCAATGTAAGCCTTGTCAACAATGTTACAAAGAAAACGGTCCAATCTTCGACAAGAAGAAATCCTCTACTTATAAGAGCGAGCCTTGTGACTCACGTAACTGCCAGGCCTTGTCCAGTACGGAACGGGGATGCGATGAATCCAACAATATATGCAAGTACCGTTACTCTTACGGTGATCAGTCGTTCAGCAAAGGAGACGTTGCCACGGAAACTGTCTCTATTGACTCTGCTTCAGGGTCCCCTGTTTCTTTTCCTGGTACTGTCTTCGGTTGTGGCTACAATAACGGTGGTACCTTCGACGAGACTGGTTCTGGGATTATCGGTCTAGGTGGTGGTCATTTATCACTAATCTCCCAGCTCGGTTCGTCGATTTCGAAGAAATTTTCTTATTGCTTGTCTCACAAGTCAGCTACCACGAATGGCACAAGCGTCATAAACCTAGGCACTAACTCGATTCCTTCAAGTCTAAGCAAAGACTCCGGCGTGGTATCAACTCCGTTGGTCGATAAAGAGCCTCTTACTTACTACTACTTGACGCTTGAAGCCATCTCCGTCgggaagaaaaagattccTTACACCGGAAGCTCGTATAACCCAAACGACGACGGAATACTCTCGGAGACATCTGGAAACATCATCATCGACTCTGGAACGACACTGACCCTCCTCGAAGCTGGTTTCTTTGACAAATTTAGCTCGGCGGTGGAGGAATCAGTGACCGGAGCCAAGCGCGTGAGTGATCCACAAGGGCTTTTGTCTCACTGTTTCAAATCCGGAAGTGCAGAGATCGGTTTGCCGGAGATAACGGTGCATTTCACGGGTGCAGATGTGAGGCTGAGTCCGATCAACGCATTCGTGAAACTGAGTGAAGACATGGTTTGCTTGAGTATGGTTCCGACCACCGAGGTTGCCATCTATGGGAACTTTGCTCAGATGGATTTCCTAGTTGGGTATGACTTGGAGACGAGGACGGTGTCGTTTCAACACATGGATTGCTCTGCGAATTTGTGA